One Ictalurus punctatus breed USDA103 chromosome 21, Coco_2.0, whole genome shotgun sequence genomic window carries:
- the LOC124626137 gene encoding protein phosphatase 1 regulatory subunit 1A isoform X1 translates to MEGSPRKIQFTVPLLDSHLDPEAAEQIRRRRPTPATLVASSDPSSPEIDEDRLPHQLYKQALLNSPRQRRRGVKGTPTMKELQFLVEHHVYQQCSASAADESSESCVSDVGGDDDTEEHDGSLNSKDTAQEFEKLRCQMEAFSRESLSDAAEIEACYSQDKSASQTTTQTTHTETDQKKEIKH, encoded by the exons aTGGAGGGAAGTCCTCGGAAAATCCAGTTCACGGTTCCACTACTGGACTCTCACCTGGACCCTGAAGCTGCTGAACAg atcCGAAGGAGACGGCCGACTCCTGCCACGCTGGTTGCATCCAGTGACCCATCGTCTCCAG aaatagATGAAGATCGTCTCCCACACCAGCTGTATAAG CAGGCCTTGCTGAATTCACCACGGCAGAGACGGAGAGGTGTGAAGGGAACTCCAACCATGAAGG agctgcAGTTCCTGGTAGAACATCACGTGTATCAGCAGTGCTCGGCATCGGCAGCAGACGAGTCATCAGAGAGCTGTGTATCGGATGTGGGCGGAGACGATGACACTGAAGAGCATGATGGGAGTTTGAACTCTAAAGATACTGCGCAGGAGTTTGAGAAGCTGCGATGTCAGATGGAGG CTTTTTCCAGAGAGAGTTTATCAGATGCTGCAGAAATTGAAGCCTGTTATTCTCAGGACAAATCTGCCTCTCAGACAACAacacagaccacacacacag AAACAGATCAgaagaaggaaataaaacactga
- the npffl gene encoding pro-FMRFamide-related neuropeptide FF like yields MDASVWFVVVLVIAGATHGVTDGDTAVDSEENMTETLVSEQQLRGVIDDRLLKMALSSLLHNFQRNTRDPSVLHHPQRFGRGSHSDVRTDERIQSRDWDSVPQQIWSLAVPQRFGKK; encoded by the exons ATGGACGCGAGTGTGTGGTTTGTGGTGGTTCTGGTCATTGCCGGGGCGACACACGGTGTCACAGACGGAGACACAGCTGTGGACTCGGAGGAAAACATGACAGAGACGCTG gtCAGTGAACAGCAGCTTCGTGGTGTTATTGATGATCGTCTCCTGAAGATGGCACTGAGTTCATTACTGCACAACTTTCAGAGAAACACACGTGACCCATCAGTGTTACACCACCCTCAACg gtTTGGGCGTGGTTCACACTCTGATGTACGGACTGATGAGAGAATTCAGTCTCGGGACTGGGACAGCGTTCCACAACAGATTTGGAGCCTCGCTGTGCCACAGAGATTCGGCAAAAAGTag
- the LOC124626137 gene encoding protein phosphatase 1 regulatory subunit 1A isoform X2, with protein MEGSPRKIQFTVPLLDSHLDPEAAEQIRRRRPTPATLVASSDPSSPEIDEDRLPHQLYKALLNSPRQRRRGVKGTPTMKELQFLVEHHVYQQCSASAADESSESCVSDVGGDDDTEEHDGSLNSKDTAQEFEKLRCQMEAFSRESLSDAAEIEACYSQDKSASQTTTQTTHTETDQKKEIKH; from the exons aTGGAGGGAAGTCCTCGGAAAATCCAGTTCACGGTTCCACTACTGGACTCTCACCTGGACCCTGAAGCTGCTGAACAg atcCGAAGGAGACGGCCGACTCCTGCCACGCTGGTTGCATCCAGTGACCCATCGTCTCCAG aaatagATGAAGATCGTCTCCCACACCAGCTGTATAAG GCCTTGCTGAATTCACCACGGCAGAGACGGAGAGGTGTGAAGGGAACTCCAACCATGAAGG agctgcAGTTCCTGGTAGAACATCACGTGTATCAGCAGTGCTCGGCATCGGCAGCAGACGAGTCATCAGAGAGCTGTGTATCGGATGTGGGCGGAGACGATGACACTGAAGAGCATGATGGGAGTTTGAACTCTAAAGATACTGCGCAGGAGTTTGAGAAGCTGCGATGTCAGATGGAGG CTTTTTCCAGAGAGAGTTTATCAGATGCTGCAGAAATTGAAGCCTGTTATTCTCAGGACAAATCTGCCTCTCAGACAACAacacagaccacacacacag AAACAGATCAgaagaaggaaataaaacactga